A stretch of Peteryoungia algae DNA encodes these proteins:
- a CDS encoding putative signal transducing protein, with the protein MHEIIRSNDVVLLSFAESLMRDAGIASMIADQSMSILEGSLGMLQRRLLVDADCIDQARRILTDAGLGAELRDHDM; encoded by the coding sequence ATGCATGAGATCATTCGCAGCAACGACGTCGTCCTGCTGTCTTTCGCCGAAAGCCTGATGCGCGACGCCGGCATCGCCTCGATGATCGCCGATCAGTCGATGAGCATCCTGGAAGGGTCGCTCGGAATGCTCCAGCGGCGCCTGTTGGTCGATGCCGATTGCATCGATCAGGCCCGCCGCATCCTCACCGATGCCGGCCTCGGTGCGGAACTGCGCGACCACGATATGTGA
- a CDS encoding F0F1 ATP synthase subunit A, translating to MANDPTHQFLVQKIVPIEIGGIDFSFTNASLFMVATVAVAAGFLYFSTANRGLIPTRMQSVAEMSYEFIASMLREGAGSHGMKFFPMVFSLFMFILTANLLGMMPYFFTVTSQIIVTFALALFVIGTVVVYGFYKHGFHFLQIFVPSGVPGALLPLVVMIEIISFLSRPISLSVRLFANMLAGHITLKVFAGFVTSLSALGALGIGGAILPLLMTVALTGLEFLVAFLQAYVFAVLTCMYLNDAIHPGGH from the coding sequence GTGGCGAACGATCCGACTCATCAGTTCCTGGTTCAAAAGATTGTGCCGATCGAAATCGGTGGAATCGATTTCTCCTTCACCAACGCTTCGCTGTTCATGGTCGCAACGGTCGCAGTCGCTGCCGGTTTCCTCTATTTTTCCACGGCCAATCGCGGCTTGATCCCGACGCGCATGCAGTCGGTCGCCGAGATGTCCTATGAATTCATTGCCTCGATGCTGCGCGAAGGTGCCGGCAGTCACGGGATGAAGTTCTTCCCCATGGTTTTCTCGCTGTTCATGTTCATTCTGACGGCGAACCTTCTCGGGATGATGCCTTACTTCTTCACCGTCACCAGCCAGATCATCGTGACCTTCGCCCTCGCGCTCTTCGTCATCGGCACAGTGGTCGTCTACGGCTTCTACAAGCACGGTTTCCACTTCTTGCAGATCTTCGTCCCGAGCGGTGTTCCCGGCGCGCTTCTGCCGCTGGTCGTGATGATTGAAATCATCTCGTTCCTGTCGCGTCCGATCTCTCTCTCCGTGCGTCTCTTCGCCAATATGCTGGCCGGACACATCACGCTCAAGGTTTTCGCAGGCTTCGTCACCTCGCTCAGCGCGCTCGGTGCGCTCGGCATCGGTGGTGCGATCCTGCCCCTTCTCATGACCGTCGCCCTGACGGGTCTCGAGTTCCTCGTCGCCTTCCTCCAGGCCTACGTTTTTGCGGTGCTGACTTGCATGTACCTCAACGACGCAATACACCCCGGCGGGCACTAA
- the moaB gene encoding molybdenum cofactor biosynthesis protein B, producing the protein MSRIDENRPFIPVGIAVLTVSDTRGHADDKSGDTLVGRIEEAGHRLIARAIVKDDRLAIRDQVEAWTKQSEIDVVITTGGTGFTGRDVTPEALEPLFEKRMDGFSEVFHRISYDKIGTSTIQSRATGGVANATFIFVLPGSPGACKDAWDGIIKLQLDYRHMPCNFVEIMPRLDEHLRRGQN; encoded by the coding sequence ATGAGCCGAATCGACGAAAACCGCCCCTTCATTCCCGTCGGCATCGCCGTGCTGACGGTATCCGACACGCGTGGCCACGCCGACGACAAGTCGGGCGATACGCTGGTGGGGCGGATCGAGGAGGCCGGCCATCGTCTGATTGCACGCGCCATCGTGAAGGACGACAGGCTGGCGATCCGCGATCAGGTCGAGGCCTGGACCAAGCAGAGCGAAATCGACGTGGTGATCACCACGGGTGGGACCGGCTTTACGGGCCGTGACGTGACGCCTGAAGCGCTGGAGCCCCTGTTCGAGAAGCGCATGGACGGCTTCTCGGAAGTCTTTCACCGGATTTCCTACGACAAGATCGGGACGTCGACGATCCAGTCGCGAGCGACCGGCGGCGTGGCCAACGCTACATTCATCTTCGTCCTGCCGGGCTCTCCCGGCGCCTGCAAGGATGCCTGGGACGGCATCATCAAGCTGCAACTCGACTATCGGCACATGCCCTGCAATTTCGTGGAGATCATGCCGCGGCTGGACGAACATCTGAGACGCGGCCAGAACTGA
- a CDS encoding polyprenyl synthetase family protein, which translates to MGVVIPLEESKNKQASVKPLVDLTKSGMERVNQLILSKAGSDVQMIPEVANHLISSGGKRLRPMLTLATAAMFGYEGDHHIKLATSVEFMHTATLLHDDVVDESDLRRGKSTARTIWGNQASVLVGDFLLGQAFRMMVEVGSIDALDVLSTAACVIAEGEVLQLSVAKNMETTEDDYLAVIRAKTAALFAAAAEVGPIVAGTDRATRSALKSYGMNLGLAFQLVDDVLDYGGKAAETGKNVGDDFREGKITLPVILSYRRGTAADRQFWKESIEGGQNDDVRLEKALGLISKYGALSDTIQRAQHYGTIARDALAPLPETPWKSALNDVIDFCISRVN; encoded by the coding sequence TTGGGCGTAGTCATACCGCTTGAGGAAAGCAAAAACAAACAGGCATCCGTCAAGCCTCTGGTGGACCTGACGAAAAGCGGCATGGAGCGCGTCAACCAGCTGATCCTGTCGAAGGCCGGCTCTGATGTGCAGATGATTCCGGAGGTGGCCAACCACCTGATCTCGTCCGGCGGCAAACGCCTGCGCCCCATGCTGACGCTCGCGACCGCTGCGATGTTCGGCTATGAAGGGGATCACCACATCAAGCTCGCGACCTCGGTCGAATTCATGCATACGGCAACGCTTCTGCATGATGACGTGGTGGACGAAAGCGATCTTCGCCGCGGCAAGTCCACGGCCCGCACCATCTGGGGCAATCAGGCAAGCGTGCTGGTCGGCGACTTCCTGCTCGGCCAGGCGTTTCGCATGATGGTCGAGGTCGGATCGATCGACGCGCTCGACGTTCTCTCGACGGCGGCCTGTGTGATTGCCGAAGGCGAGGTGCTGCAGCTTTCCGTCGCCAAGAACATGGAAACGACGGAAGATGACTATCTCGCCGTCATTCGCGCCAAGACGGCAGCGCTCTTTGCGGCAGCAGCCGAAGTCGGCCCGATCGTCGCCGGCACCGACCGGGCGACCCGCAGCGCACTGAAATCCTATGGCATGAATCTCGGCCTTGCCTTCCAGCTGGTCGACGATGTGCTGGACTACGGCGGCAAGGCTGCCGAAACCGGCAAGAATGTCGGCGACGATTTCCGCGAAGGCAAGATCACGCTGCCGGTCATCCTCTCCTACCGCCGGGGCACGGCTGCCGATCGCCAATTCTGGAAAGAGTCGATCGAAGGCGGCCAGAACGACGATGTCAGGCTGGAAAAGGCACTCGGCCTGATCAGCAAGTATGGCGCCCTTTCGGATACGATCCAGCGGGCGCAACATTATGGCACGATCGCGCGGGACGCTCTTGCCCCGTTGCCGGAAACGCCATGGAAGAGCGCCCTGAACGACGTGATCGATTTCTGCATTTCCCGTGTGAATTGA
- a CDS encoding F0F1 ATP synthase subunit B, whose translation MFVTPAFAEETPAEGQLHTETGVAQDAGHGGGVFPPFDFSTYPSQLLWLVITFGVFYRLMQKVIVPRVGGILENRHDRIAQDLDEAARLKSEADAAIETYERELTAAKAKAGQIASAARDASKAKADAERAAIEAELSAKIAAAESRIADIKARAFAEVDTIAIDTVGTIVEELIGAKSTAADIKAAVSGIAKQGA comes from the coding sequence ATGTTTGTGACCCCCGCCTTTGCAGAGGAAACTCCGGCAGAAGGCCAGCTTCACACCGAGACCGGCGTGGCCCAAGACGCGGGACATGGCGGCGGCGTGTTCCCGCCGTTCGATTTCTCGACCTATCCGTCGCAGCTTCTGTGGCTGGTGATTACCTTCGGCGTGTTCTACAGGCTCATGCAGAAGGTCATCGTTCCGCGCGTCGGCGGCATTCTCGAAAATCGTCACGACCGCATCGCTCAGGATCTCGACGAGGCTGCTCGTCTGAAGTCCGAAGCGGATGCTGCCATTGAAACATACGAGCGCGAGCTGACCGCGGCCAAGGCGAAAGCCGGCCAGATCGCGTCTGCCGCCCGTGATGCGTCCAAGGCCAAGGCCGACGCCGAGCGCGCTGCCATCGAAGCGGAACTCTCCGCAAAGATCGCTGCCGCCGAAAGCCGCATCGCTGACATTAAGGCCCGCGCATTCGCTGAAGTCGACACGATCGCCATCGACACTGTCGGCACGATCGTCGAAGAACTCATCGGTGCCAAGTCGACCGCAGCCGACATCAAGGCTGCCGTGTCCGGCATCGCCAAGCAGGGAGCCTGA
- a CDS encoding F0F1 ATP synthase subunit C, with the protein MEAEAAKYIGAGLACFGMAGTALGLGNIFGNYLAGALRNPSAADSQFGRLVFGFAVTEALGIFSLLIALLLLFAV; encoded by the coding sequence ATGGAAGCGGAAGCAGCAAAGTACATCGGCGCAGGTCTGGCTTGCTTTGGCATGGCCGGCACGGCTCTTGGCCTCGGCAACATCTTCGGCAATTACCTGGCGGGCGCTCTGCGCAATCCGTCTGCCGCTGACAGCCAGTTCGGCCGTCTGGTATTCGGCTTCGCCGTTACGGAAGCTCTGGGCATCTTCTCGCTGCTCATCGCTCTCCTTCTCCTGTTCGCCGTCTGA
- a CDS encoding cell wall hydrolase — MSWSVALRPKFRPSKKVLSRLENWTSPLVFGLASWLIFPTVAAQADMAGLLTGLDRGTSNWRMVMTSSPAGSIHQASLAFSEDEASLALSGGAGLILPDGRRIAFDGGKADPGSLPDEMRVTRDQKKGRVVAVEHMLPPRAFSAGSILQRSSSLMEPKLKTPSVFAREGDKATPVELASFYFKRDKPPVDPSLTPMVADLVTNAVPDVLATAYAPPPPDYASVSPFDSILTDQQEDQGRFIPEIGPQDHAWAATPLPAGVFSDKEQKCLAEGIYFEARGESVKGQAAVAQVILNRVRNPHYPGSICGVVYQNEDWRNRCQFSFACDRIPDIITSPRHWKVAKEIAMAVTAGKIWFKDVGSATHYHATYVRPAWGPTMKRVEKIGKHIFYRTYGGGWS; from the coding sequence CTCCCGATTGGAGAACTGGACCTCTCCCCTGGTCTTCGGCCTCGCCTCCTGGCTGATCTTCCCCACTGTGGCCGCCCAGGCCGATATGGCCGGTCTTCTCACCGGGCTTGATCGTGGCACCAGCAATTGGCGCATGGTCATGACATCGTCGCCGGCCGGCTCCATCCACCAGGCCAGTCTCGCCTTTTCCGAGGACGAGGCGTCCTTGGCCCTCTCCGGGGGCGCGGGCCTCATTCTGCCCGATGGCCGCCGGATCGCCTTCGATGGCGGCAAGGCGGATCCCGGTTCCCTGCCGGACGAAATGCGCGTCACCCGCGACCAGAAGAAGGGCAGGGTGGTCGCTGTCGAACACATGCTGCCGCCGCGCGCTTTCTCTGCCGGATCGATCCTGCAGCGCTCCAGCTCCCTCATGGAGCCGAAACTGAAGACGCCGTCCGTATTCGCCCGCGAAGGCGACAAGGCGACGCCGGTCGAACTCGCAAGTTTCTATTTCAAGCGCGACAAGCCGCCTGTCGACCCGTCACTCACGCCGATGGTCGCGGACCTCGTCACAAACGCGGTTCCCGACGTGTTGGCGACCGCCTACGCGCCACCGCCACCGGATTATGCCTCTGTCTCCCCGTTCGACAGCATCCTCACGGATCAGCAGGAGGACCAGGGCCGCTTCATTCCGGAGATCGGGCCGCAGGACCATGCCTGGGCCGCCACCCCGCTGCCGGCCGGTGTCTTCTCCGACAAGGAGCAGAAATGTCTGGCAGAGGGCATCTATTTCGAAGCACGCGGAGAATCGGTGAAAGGCCAGGCGGCCGTTGCTCAGGTCATCCTCAACCGCGTCCGCAACCCACACTATCCGGGCAGCATTTGCGGCGTCGTCTATCAGAACGAGGACTGGCGCAACCGTTGCCAGTTCTCCTTCGCCTGCGACCGTATCCCCGACATCATCACCTCACCGCGCCACTGGAAGGTCGCCAAGGAGATTGCCATGGCGGTCACCGCCGGCAAGATCTGGTTCAAGGATGTCGGCTCGGCCACCCATTACCACGCGACCTATGTCCGCCCCGCCTGGGGCCCGACGATGAAACGGGTCGAGAAGATCGGCAAGCACATCTTCTACCGCACCTATGGCGGCGGCTGGAGCTGA
- a CDS encoding PA0069 family radical SAM protein has product MNELSLASQAAFQPGNTADIADALMSASGMRIEIDRRRGRAAGINPAGRFETQERVAFDDGWQTLEDMPPFKTEVQVEKPRTVITRNDSPDIPFDRSINPYRGCEHGCIYCFARPTHSYMGLSAGLDFEAKLFAKPDAPRLLERELSKPGYKVKPIAIGTNTDPYQPIEREWRIMRQILEVLDKANHPVVIVTKSSLILRDLDILASMAKRGLAKVGISVTTLDRKLARTMEPRASTPAKRLEAIKALSEAGIPVAVMMAPVIPALNDHEIERILDSGKAAGASEASYVLLRLPLEVSPLFRDWLLQNYPDRYRHVMSLVRSMRDGKDYDAEFGKRMKGAGPYAWQISRRFEMATKRLGLMRRSLQLREDMFVSPNSDGVQLSLL; this is encoded by the coding sequence ATGAACGAGCTGTCTCTTGCGAGCCAGGCTGCCTTCCAGCCTGGCAATACGGCAGATATTGCCGATGCGCTGATGAGCGCCTCCGGAATGCGGATCGAGATCGACCGTCGGCGCGGCCGTGCGGCCGGGATCAACCCGGCCGGTCGGTTCGAGACCCAGGAGCGTGTTGCCTTCGACGATGGCTGGCAGACGCTCGAAGACATGCCGCCCTTCAAGACAGAGGTGCAGGTCGAAAAGCCCCGCACGGTGATCACCCGCAACGACTCGCCCGATATCCCCTTCGACCGCTCGATCAATCCCTACCGGGGCTGCGAGCATGGCTGCATCTACTGCTTCGCCCGGCCGACGCACAGCTATATGGGCTTGTCTGCCGGTCTCGACTTCGAGGCCAAGCTGTTTGCCAAGCCGGATGCGCCGCGGCTGCTGGAACGCGAGCTGTCGAAGCCGGGTTACAAGGTTAAGCCGATCGCGATCGGCACCAATACCGATCCCTATCAGCCGATCGAGCGGGAATGGCGCATCATGCGGCAGATCCTCGAAGTGCTGGACAAGGCGAACCATCCCGTCGTGATCGTCACGAAGTCCTCTCTCATCCTGCGGGATCTCGACATTCTGGCGTCGATGGCAAAGCGTGGTCTGGCCAAGGTCGGCATTTCCGTGACGACGCTTGACCGGAAGCTGGCGCGGACCATGGAGCCGAGAGCCTCGACGCCAGCCAAGCGGCTTGAGGCGATCAAGGCTCTGTCTGAGGCCGGCATTCCCGTTGCGGTGATGATGGCGCCGGTTATTCCGGCTCTCAACGACCACGAGATCGAGCGTATTCTCGACAGCGGCAAGGCCGCCGGCGCTTCCGAGGCGAGTTATGTTCTTTTGCGCCTGCCGCTGGAGGTGAGCCCGCTGTTTCGTGACTGGCTGCTGCAGAACTATCCTGACCGCTATCGGCATGTGATGTCGCTGGTGCGCTCCATGCGCGACGGCAAGGATTACGACGCCGAGTTCGGCAAGCGGATGAAGGGGGCCGGTCCCTATGCCTGGCAGATCAGCCGCCGGTTCGAAATGGCGACCAAACGGCTCGGCCTGATGCGCCGCAGCCTGCAGCTTCGGGAAGACATGTTCGTTTCGCCCAACAGCGACGGAGTGCAGCTCTCGCTGCTCTGA
- a CDS encoding ribonuclease HII, with protein MKKRTPPDSPGLFPDLPLVPDFSLENRARKRLLWPVAGTDEAGRGPLAGPVVAAAVILDPKRIPEGLNDSKKLSAAQREVLYERILSLATVSIASSSPKRIDIIDIRKASLDAMRRAVAGLGLEARHVLADGRDVPMGLTCTGEAVVKGDARSVSIAAASIIAKVMRDRMMVRAGIVYPDYGFEVHAGYGTDRHRTALVTHGPCPLHRMSFRPLKATVIDEAGPQRD; from the coding sequence ATGAAAAAGCGCACGCCACCCGATTCTCCTGGCCTCTTTCCCGACCTGCCGCTTGTGCCGGACTTCTCGCTGGAGAACCGGGCCAGGAAGCGTTTGCTGTGGCCGGTGGCCGGCACGGACGAGGCCGGCCGAGGGCCACTGGCCGGCCCTGTGGTGGCGGCCGCCGTCATTCTCGATCCGAAGCGCATTCCCGAGGGCCTGAACGATTCGAAGAAGCTGTCCGCCGCCCAGCGCGAAGTGCTGTATGAGCGGATCCTTTCCCTGGCCACCGTCTCCATCGCCTCCTCATCGCCGAAACGGATCGACATCATTGACATCCGCAAAGCCAGCCTCGATGCCATGCGACGGGCCGTCGCCGGTCTGGGCCTCGAGGCACGCCATGTCCTGGCCGACGGGCGCGATGTTCCCATGGGGCTTACCTGTACCGGCGAAGCGGTGGTGAAGGGCGATGCGCGTTCGGTCTCGATCGCAGCCGCCTCGATCATCGCCAAGGTCATGCGCGATCGCATGATGGTACGGGCCGGCATCGTCTATCCTGATTATGGCTTCGAAGTTCATGCCGGCTACGGCACCGACCGTCATCGTACCGCCCTCGTCACACACGGCCCCTGTCCGCTGCACCGCATGAGCTTTCGCCCCCTCAAGGCGACAGTGATCGATGAAGCGGGTCCCCAGCGCGACTGA
- a CDS encoding tetratricopeptide repeat protein, with the protein MRQSPALRTLASTALALLLSVSHGQFASASSAPDQAGSESFDIQGVDSYAGAFLAARTAETDRDYPNAVKFYKKALEFTPNELELQQRLMIALFMNGEFDEGADLAKTLESDPAVERVTSVALGFRAIRDGDYSDALKHFKYEGPNDLDRLMNQLLIAWAMVGDGKGKEALKLVQELDGPSWYGIFRNYNAGVIAAQTGDIDAARKALTDTVTDRNGGATAPDTFARAVMALSTLEAGAGNKQKALDALAAGDELITNFAPFKALRDEIEAGRQPDPIVANAVQGAAGVLFSIGGALNREGAEDTVMLYLQLSHALDKDAADTLVLLGGIAENAKQPEKAIAFYRQVPETSPMRRISELQLGLTLAETGKVKEAREHLQGLIASDPNDVRSYLAYGSVLSDSKDYGAMADNYDKAIEIIGQTPARNHWSVYFQRGIAYERLKKWDKAEPNFSKALELNPDQPQVLNYLGYSWVDMNRNLQEGLEMIKKAVELRPDDGYIVDSLGWAYYRLGRFDEAVVELERAIELRAGDATINDHLGDAYWRVGRKLEATYQWKRALASEPEEAEVPKIQAKINKGLPPIESDAAKVEANPAEEPKKDDKKT; encoded by the coding sequence ATGCGGCAAAGCCCCGCCCTTCGCACTCTCGCCAGCACAGCGCTGGCGCTGCTCCTGAGCGTCTCGCACGGACAGTTCGCGTCAGCCTCCTCTGCCCCAGATCAGGCCGGCTCGGAGAGCTTCGACATCCAGGGCGTCGATTCCTACGCCGGCGCATTCCTGGCCGCGCGCACGGCAGAGACTGACCGCGACTATCCGAATGCGGTGAAGTTCTACAAGAAGGCGCTGGAATTCACCCCGAATGAACTCGAACTGCAACAGCGACTGATGATCGCGCTGTTCATGAACGGGGAGTTCGACGAAGGGGCCGACCTCGCCAAGACGCTGGAAAGCGATCCGGCCGTCGAGCGGGTGACCTCGGTCGCGCTCGGCTTCCGGGCCATCCGGGATGGCGACTATTCGGATGCCCTGAAGCACTTCAAGTATGAAGGCCCGAACGATCTCGACCGGCTGATGAACCAGCTTCTCATTGCCTGGGCCATGGTCGGCGACGGCAAGGGCAAGGAAGCGCTGAAGCTCGTGCAAGAGCTCGACGGCCCCAGCTGGTACGGCATCTTCCGCAACTACAATGCCGGCGTCATCGCCGCGCAGACCGGCGACATCGATGCCGCCCGCAAGGCGCTCACGGACACGGTGACGGACCGCAACGGCGGGGCGACAGCTCCTGACACATTCGCCCGGGCAGTCATGGCGCTCTCCACACTCGAAGCTGGTGCCGGCAACAAGCAGAAGGCGCTTGATGCGCTGGCGGCCGGCGATGAACTGATCACCAATTTTGCACCGTTCAAGGCGCTGCGTGACGAGATCGAGGCCGGACGCCAACCGGATCCCATCGTCGCCAATGCCGTACAGGGTGCGGCCGGCGTGCTCTTCTCGATCGGCGGGGCCCTCAATCGCGAAGGCGCCGAAGACACTGTCATGCTCTATCTCCAGCTCTCGCATGCGCTGGACAAGGATGCGGCCGACACACTGGTTCTGCTCGGCGGCATTGCCGAAAATGCCAAGCAGCCGGAAAAGGCGATCGCCTTCTACCGGCAGGTGCCCGAGACCTCGCCGATGCGGCGCATTTCCGAGCTGCAGCTCGGCCTGACGCTGGCGGAGACCGGCAAGGTGAAGGAAGCGCGCGAACACCTTCAGGGACTGATTGCTTCCGACCCGAATGATGTCCGCAGTTATCTGGCCTATGGCAGCGTGTTGTCCGATTCCAAGGACTACGGCGCGATGGCCGACAATTACGACAAGGCCATCGAGATCATCGGCCAGACGCCGGCGCGGAACCACTGGTCGGTCTACTTCCAGCGCGGCATCGCCTATGAACGGCTGAAGAAGTGGGACAAGGCGGAGCCGAACTTCAGCAAGGCGCTGGAACTCAATCCCGACCAGCCGCAGGTTCTCAATTATCTCGGCTATTCCTGGGTCGACATGAACCGCAATCTTCAGGAAGGCCTGGAGATGATCAAGAAGGCCGTCGAACTGCGCCCCGATGACGGCTACATCGTCGATTCGCTCGGCTGGGCCTATTATCGCCTCGGCCGTTTCGATGAGGCGGTGGTGGAACTGGAACGGGCGATCGAGCTGCGCGCAGGCGACGCGACGATCAACGACCATCTGGGCGACGCCTATTGGCGCGTGGGCCGCAAACTGGAAGCCACGTATCAGTGGAAGCGTGCGCTGGCATCCGAGCCTGAAGAGGCAGAGGTGCCGAAGATCCAGGCCAAGATCAACAAGGGCCTGCCGCCGATCGAATCGGATGCGGCCAAGGTCGAGGCCAATCCGGCCGAAGAGCCCAAGAAAGACGACAAGAAGACCTGA
- a CDS encoding 4-(cytidine 5'-diphospho)-2-C-methyl-D-erythritol kinase: protein MKPVAEHRPERVIETAPAKINLALHVTGRRADGYHLLDSLVTFAEDGDELAFEASQKDEFRLLGRFGGELSGDDNMVLKARDLLRAALADAGQPHGPVSITLDKSLPIASGIGGGSADAAATFRGLLRLWKAELPQATLQQIALQLGADVPMCLASVPLRARGIGETIEKVAMPSVPLVLVNPLKPVSTPDIFRNLTRRDNPPIGEVPGVIDVTDWLRSLAPLRNDLQPVAEALVPEIAEACDLLGQSLAGIARMSGSGATCFGLYETEAGAMKAALALSAYRPNWYVLLTRTVPGEA, encoded by the coding sequence ATGAAGCCTGTTGCAGAGCACCGGCCGGAGCGCGTCATCGAGACTGCCCCGGCCAAGATCAACCTCGCTCTGCATGTGACGGGCCGACGGGCCGACGGCTATCATCTGCTGGACAGTCTCGTCACTTTTGCCGAGGACGGGGACGAATTGGCGTTCGAGGCTTCGCAGAAGGACGAATTCCGTCTTCTCGGTCGCTTCGGCGGCGAACTCTCCGGTGACGACAACATGGTCTTGAAGGCACGCGACCTGCTGCGGGCAGCGCTTGCCGACGCCGGTCAGCCGCACGGGCCCGTCTCGATTACCCTCGACAAGAGCCTGCCGATCGCTTCGGGCATCGGCGGCGGGTCGGCGGATGCGGCTGCGACCTTTCGGGGATTGCTCAGGCTCTGGAAGGCGGAGCTGCCGCAGGCGACGCTGCAACAGATCGCATTGCAGCTCGGGGCCGACGTGCCGATGTGTCTCGCCTCGGTGCCACTGCGTGCGCGGGGGATCGGCGAAACCATCGAGAAGGTGGCAATGCCTTCCGTGCCGCTGGTGCTGGTCAACCCGCTGAAGCCGGTGTCCACGCCGGATATCTTCCGGAACCTGACGCGGCGCGACAATCCCCCCATTGGCGAGGTCCCGGGCGTCATCGATGTTACGGACTGGCTGCGTTCGCTCGCGCCCCTGCGCAATGATCTGCAGCCGGTGGCGGAAGCGCTGGTGCCCGAGATTGCAGAGGCCTGCGATCTTCTGGGCCAAAGCCTTGCCGGTATCGCGCGCATGTCAGGCTCCGGAGCCACCTGTTTCGGGCTCTACGAGACCGAGGCTGGCGCCATGAAGGCGGCGCTCGCGCTTTCCGCCTATCGGCCGAACTGGTATGTGCTCTTGACGCGCACCGTTCCGGGAGAGGCCTGA
- a CDS encoding AtpZ/AtpI family protein: MTDKQEEGLDERRRRLAAELAQRGVADKTEERDEKRAEETRKGYGMAMKISSEFISAVIVGAILGYLFDHFVGTGPWGMIVMLLLGFCAGVLNVMRTVGMVASAHPADRKMDLTNKGEDR; the protein is encoded by the coding sequence ATGACGGACAAGCAAGAAGAGGGTCTGGACGAACGTCGTCGACGACTGGCCGCGGAGCTCGCACAGCGAGGTGTCGCGGACAAGACCGAGGAACGCGACGAGAAGCGCGCCGAAGAAACCCGGAAGGGTTACGGAATGGCGATGAAGATCTCGAGCGAATTCATCTCGGCGGTCATCGTGGGTGCGATCCTGGGCTATCTTTTTGACCACTTTGTGGGCACGGGGCCATGGGGCATGATTGTCATGTTGCTGTTGGGCTTCTGTGCCGGCGTATTGAACGTCATGCGGACTGTGGGAATGGTGGCCTCGGCTCATCCGGCGGATCGCAAGATGGATTTGACCAACAAGGGCGAAGACCGCTAG
- a CDS encoding F0F1 ATP synthase subunit B, with protein sequence MDATFWAFVGLILFLVLVAYLKVPGMMAKALDERADKIRDELAEAKRLREEAQHVLAEYQRKRKEAEAEAASIVAAAEREAAALTAEAKQKTEEFVTRRNALSEQKIKQAETEAVNAVRAAAVDLAIAAAEKVLAKKADEGVQQTLFKASVAEVKSRLN encoded by the coding sequence ATGGACGCAACATTTTGGGCATTCGTTGGTCTCATCCTGTTTCTCGTTCTCGTGGCCTACCTGAAGGTTCCGGGCATGATGGCCAAGGCCCTCGACGAGCGCGCGGACAAGATCCGCGACGAACTCGCCGAAGCCAAGCGCCTGCGCGAAGAGGCCCAGCACGTGCTGGCCGAATATCAGCGCAAGCGCAAGGAAGCCGAAGCCGAGGCAGCCTCGATCGTTGCTGCAGCCGAGCGCGAGGCCGCAGCCCTCACGGCTGAAGCCAAGCAGAAGACCGAGGAATTCGTGACCCGCCGCAACGCGCTTTCCGAGCAGAAGATCAAGCAGGCCGAAACCGAAGCCGTGAACGCCGTTCGCGCTGCGGCCGTCGATCTCGCGATTGCCGCTGCCGAGAAGGTGCTTGCCAAGAAGGCCGACGAGGGTGTTCAGCAGACGCTGTTCAAGGCCTCTGTTGCAGAGGTTAAGTCGCGTCTGAACTGA
- a CDS encoding glycosyl transferase, translating to MLTVIMECHDQEPELAQTLSVLVAGAVEGLVSDVIVLDHGSRDGSSIVADAAGCRFYQQWDMKELLATARGEWLLLIEPGARLGLGWVDEVAEYVALNKAPARFSEARRYRLPFYRRLTRSRQLLENGLLIPKRQALGLAGEGRELLQLARGHKPRRLASEIIPSWVAREARR from the coding sequence ATGCTGACAGTCATCATGGAATGCCACGATCAGGAGCCCGAACTCGCACAGACCTTGTCGGTGCTGGTGGCGGGTGCGGTGGAAGGTCTTGTCAGCGACGTCATCGTGCTGGATCACGGCTCGCGCGATGGTTCATCCATCGTTGCGGATGCGGCCGGTTGCCGCTTTTACCAGCAATGGGACATGAAGGAATTGCTGGCGACGGCGCGTGGCGAATGGCTGCTGCTGATCGAGCCCGGTGCCCGTCTGGGCCTCGGCTGGGTGGATGAAGTCGCGGAATATGTCGCCCTCAACAAGGCGCCGGCCAGGTTTTCCGAAGCGCGCCGGTACCGGCTGCCTTTCTATCGCCGTCTGACGCGCAGCCGTCAGCTTCTGGAAAACGGCCTGCTGATCCCGAAGCGTCAGGCCCTTGGTCTGGCGGGTGAGGGCAGGGAACTGCTGCAACTGGCCAGAGGCCACAAGCCCCGCCGTCTCGCTTCCGAGATCATTCCTTCCTGGGTCGCCCGTGAAGCACGCCGCTGA